A part of Citrifermentans bremense genomic DNA contains:
- a CDS encoding UvrD-helicase domain-containing protein, whose translation MTGTVVHEGNDRDAGVVEEICGYLTEQPPQSFFLFAGAGSGKTRTLVEVLRRLTGVVPHASGGRLANRLRLYGRSIRVVTYTKNAVAVISGRLGSNDLVAVSTIHSFCWELIGGFDEDIREALIADKAVQLEEAKTKAAAKVRGISDTDRRKFAEIEAEIEALKGVPTFIYHPDKDTYGEGAMQHGQVLDATAWLLLNRPTLRTILQDRHPIILIDESQDTMKSVLDALMKLAEPRGSGLTLGLLGDHRQRIYMDGHSDLPGLVPPGWAKPELKMNHRSQQRVVQLINKIWAAKLAGRTQPSSGIEQHHRTEKTGGTVRLFIGRTSLSTPEKRQKEAWVALQMQQAAQSDAWATSAGYQSLALEHKLVAARGDFLNVYTAITLIDPNAAAPSGRGENTGPSVARLVLQDLAQLAACVAADGSVNDFAATEVLRRAGCLDQLPADADQRIARTEEMHEALAAFGSACVKPDATVAEVVAPIIKAQVFKVDSRLLQQFADQTPPPAAPIPRQETETDDARRRRGWCALFKAPWAELERYRRYLAGNSELATHQVVKGSEFTHVMVVMDDDQSGGNQISYDKLFGATELGKRDLDNVQAGKETTIDRSLRLLYVTCSRARETLALVLWAENPAEALKFARNKSDWFTAEEIVEIA comes from the coding sequence ATGACCGGCACCGTCGTCCATGAAGGAAACGACCGCGACGCTGGCGTCGTCGAGGAAATCTGCGGGTACCTGACGGAGCAGCCGCCGCAGAGCTTCTTCCTGTTCGCGGGAGCCGGCTCGGGCAAGACACGCACGCTGGTCGAAGTGCTGCGCCGGCTGACCGGCGTCGTGCCGCACGCGAGCGGTGGAAGGCTGGCCAACCGCCTGCGCCTCTATGGTCGGTCTATCCGCGTCGTCACGTATACGAAGAACGCCGTTGCGGTCATCAGCGGCCGGCTGGGCAGCAATGACCTGGTCGCCGTCTCGACCATCCACTCGTTTTGCTGGGAACTGATCGGCGGCTTTGACGAGGACATCCGCGAGGCGCTCATTGCCGACAAAGCGGTGCAGCTCGAAGAGGCCAAAACCAAGGCAGCGGCCAAGGTGAGGGGCATCAGTGATACAGACCGCAGGAAATTCGCCGAGATCGAAGCGGAGATAGAAGCCCTGAAGGGCGTGCCGACATTCATCTACCACCCCGACAAGGACACCTACGGTGAAGGTGCCATGCAGCACGGCCAAGTGCTGGACGCCACGGCTTGGCTGCTGTTGAACCGGCCGACGCTGCGAACCATTCTGCAGGATCGCCACCCCATCATCCTGATCGACGAGTCCCAGGACACGATGAAATCGGTGCTGGACGCGCTAATGAAACTGGCGGAGCCCAGGGGCAGCGGCCTCACGCTCGGCCTCCTCGGGGACCACCGCCAGCGCATCTACATGGACGGGCATTCCGACCTGCCCGGCCTCGTGCCTCCCGGCTGGGCCAAGCCGGAGTTGAAAATGAACCACCGCAGCCAGCAGCGAGTTGTTCAGCTCATCAACAAGATATGGGCGGCGAAGCTGGCGGGTCGTACACAACCCTCCTCAGGCATCGAACAGCATCACCGCACCGAGAAGACCGGGGGCACGGTGCGCTTGTTCATCGGACGTACATCCCTCTCGACACCAGAAAAGCGTCAGAAGGAAGCCTGGGTCGCATTACAGATGCAGCAGGCGGCCCAGAGCGATGCGTGGGCGACGTCTGCCGGCTATCAGTCGCTCGCGCTGGAGCACAAACTGGTTGCGGCGCGCGGCGACTTCTTGAATGTCTACACGGCGATAACGCTCATCGACCCGAACGCCGCGGCACCGTCGGGCAGGGGTGAGAACACGGGGCCTTCAGTCGCTCGGCTGGTGCTTCAGGATCTCGCGCAGCTCGCGGCCTGCGTGGCTGCGGACGGGTCCGTCAACGACTTCGCGGCCACAGAGGTGCTCAGACGCGCCGGCTGCCTTGATCAACTCCCGGCTGACGCCGATCAGCGTATCGCGCGGACAGAGGAAATGCATGAGGCCCTCGCGGCGTTTGGCTCGGCGTGCGTCAAACCAGACGCTACCGTCGCCGAGGTCGTCGCTCCCATCATCAAGGCGCAGGTGTTCAAGGTGGACTCTCGGCTGCTGCAGCAGTTTGCCGACCAGACCCCACCGCCAGCTGCGCCGATTCCGCGCCAGGAAACCGAGACGGACGACGCACGACGGCGAAGGGGGTGGTGCGCGTTGTTCAAGGCGCCATGGGCCGAACTGGAGCGGTACCGGCGCTACCTGGCCGGCAACTCCGAACTCGCCACGCACCAGGTGGTCAAGGGGTCGGAGTTCACGCACGTCATGGTGGTCATGGACGACGACCAGTCCGGCGGCAACCAAATCTCTTACGACAAGTTGTTTGGCGCGACCGAACTGGGAAAACGTGATTTGGACAACGTCCAGGCCGGCAAAGAGACGACCATCGACCGAAGCCTGCGACTGCTGTACGTCACCTGCAGCCGGGCCCGAGAAACGCTGGCACTGGTGTTATGGGCCGAGAACCCGGCAGAAGCGCTGAAATTTGCGCGGAACAAGAGCGACTGGTTTACAGCGGAGGAAATCGTGGAAATCGCTTAA
- a CDS encoding AAA family ATPase: MTTPAQAPAAAASGSITLRFVELCKFRRLGKVQLDLDRQTTILVGANNSGKTAILTALRHFLAESSPFGAFDISLSEWPALRALGVKWEALTEDPATAAQKEGDNWEDQLATLLAAMPTLDLWFDAEAGMFHYVQPFLSKLVWKGGAVGVRLRLEPASDVASLKELAWAYNLARQPVKGMSSESLAWPIDLLDYWLREPRKLGQVRPYSLDAANNPIQGIETYQTQVLAADAQPADRKHLSKLVRVDFVAAQRGLGSEEADSKSTSSSHPVGLFSNQLLKFARQHLNVAATGHGQRADLIQAVANAQKDLDQKIHDALASSVAEVKLLGYPGLHDPQEIRFRTRIHTADLLDHSTAVQYSMKGGTGEDMLPEFSIGLGYQNLQSLSYQLVSFKTARMNPEKGSPPPVHLVMIEEPEAHLHVQVQRIFPDKAHKLISPTDTNASALQSQLLISTHSSHLAHAEDFDRLRYVRRIPPSAAHPTPSTEVVDLGEVFGDDDETRQFAERYFRVQHTDLLFANAALFVEGVAERMLVPLFMELKYEKLNSRYVSFLDIGGSHAHRLRPLVEKLRIPTVVITDLDPTEKKAGPKGKMRWLATANTGQAGLRCGNATLREWHPKLQNVDDFKAPTPAQLIWTGAPDCKVRFAWQLPVAEASNQWPTTFEDSLILTNIDWFKGLNKLAEEAEAAMAGGQHKDKDKDKDKEKKVNPPTGALAEAAEVVAGAATHVDLLKALHALMHDSFSKGDFAAGIFERVAAGEDVTCPKYIADALTWLQDELDPAESVTP; the protein is encoded by the coding sequence GTGACAACACCGGCACAAGCACCAGCAGCCGCCGCGTCTGGAAGCATCACGCTGCGATTCGTCGAACTGTGCAAGTTCCGCCGTCTTGGGAAGGTCCAGTTGGACCTCGACCGGCAGACGACGATTCTTGTTGGCGCCAACAACAGCGGCAAGACCGCCATCCTCACCGCGCTACGGCACTTCCTGGCTGAATCCTCCCCCTTCGGCGCGTTCGACATCAGCCTGTCGGAGTGGCCCGCGCTGCGTGCGCTGGGCGTCAAATGGGAGGCGTTGACGGAGGATCCGGCGACCGCCGCGCAGAAGGAGGGCGATAACTGGGAAGACCAGCTAGCGACGCTGTTGGCTGCGATGCCCACGCTTGATCTGTGGTTCGACGCCGAGGCCGGGATGTTCCACTATGTCCAGCCCTTCTTGTCCAAGCTGGTCTGGAAAGGTGGCGCTGTTGGCGTCCGGCTGCGCCTGGAGCCGGCCAGCGATGTCGCGTCACTCAAAGAGCTGGCCTGGGCCTACAACCTGGCGCGCCAACCCGTGAAGGGCATGAGCAGCGAGTCGCTGGCCTGGCCGATCGACCTGCTCGACTACTGGCTGCGCGAGCCCAGGAAGCTGGGACAAGTCAGACCGTATAGCCTCGATGCCGCCAACAATCCCATCCAAGGGATCGAGACCTACCAGACCCAAGTCCTGGCAGCCGACGCGCAGCCGGCCGACCGCAAGCACCTGTCCAAGCTGGTCCGAGTCGACTTCGTTGCCGCCCAGCGGGGCCTCGGCTCGGAAGAGGCCGACTCCAAGTCCACGTCGTCGTCACATCCCGTCGGCCTGTTCTCGAACCAGCTTCTGAAGTTCGCGCGCCAGCACCTCAACGTCGCCGCCACCGGGCACGGGCAACGCGCCGACCTCATCCAGGCGGTCGCCAATGCGCAGAAGGACCTGGATCAGAAGATCCACGATGCCTTGGCGTCCTCGGTGGCCGAGGTGAAGCTGCTCGGCTACCCCGGCCTTCACGATCCCCAGGAAATCCGGTTCAGGACGCGCATCCACACCGCCGACCTGCTCGACCACAGCACCGCCGTCCAGTACAGCATGAAAGGCGGGACCGGCGAAGACATGCTGCCGGAGTTCTCGATCGGCCTGGGCTACCAAAACCTGCAGTCGCTGAGCTACCAGCTCGTGTCGTTCAAGACCGCACGCATGAACCCCGAGAAAGGCTCGCCGCCGCCGGTCCACCTCGTCATGATCGAGGAGCCTGAGGCCCACCTGCACGTCCAGGTGCAGCGCATCTTTCCAGACAAGGCGCACAAGCTCATCAGCCCGACCGACACGAATGCCAGCGCGCTGCAAAGCCAGTTGCTGATCAGCACGCATTCCAGCCATCTTGCGCACGCCGAGGATTTCGACCGGCTGCGGTACGTGCGGCGGATCCCACCCTCGGCGGCCCATCCGACGCCGAGCACCGAAGTCGTCGACTTGGGCGAGGTGTTCGGCGACGACGACGAGACGCGTCAATTCGCGGAACGCTATTTCCGCGTCCAGCACACCGACCTGCTGTTCGCCAATGCCGCCTTGTTCGTGGAAGGCGTGGCCGAGCGCATGCTCGTGCCGCTCTTCATGGAGCTGAAGTACGAGAAATTGAACAGCCGCTACGTCTCCTTCCTGGACATCGGCGGCAGCCACGCCCACCGGTTGAGGCCCCTGGTTGAGAAGCTCCGGATTCCCACCGTCGTCATCACCGACCTCGATCCGACCGAGAAGAAGGCCGGACCCAAAGGCAAGATGCGCTGGCTGGCCACGGCGAACACAGGCCAGGCTGGCCTCAGGTGCGGCAACGCCACGCTGCGCGAATGGCATCCCAAACTGCAAAACGTGGACGACTTCAAGGCGCCAACGCCCGCGCAACTCATCTGGACCGGTGCCCCGGACTGCAAGGTGCGGTTCGCATGGCAACTGCCGGTCGCTGAGGCGAGCAACCAATGGCCGACGACCTTCGAGGACTCGCTTATCCTGACCAACATCGATTGGTTCAAGGGACTGAACAAGTTGGCTGAAGAGGCCGAGGCTGCCATGGCCGGCGGCCAACACAAGGACAAGGACAAGGACAAAGACAAGGAAAAGAAGGTCAACCCACCTACCGGTGCACTGGCCGAAGCGGCCGAGGTCGTGGCAGGCGCTGCCACCCACGTGGACCTACTGAAGGCCCTGCACGCGCTGATGCACGATTCGTTCAGCAAGGGCGATTTCGCGGCCGGCATCTTTGAGCGCGTCGCGGCCGGTGAGGACGTCACGTGCCCTAAGTACATCGCCGACGCCCTCACCTGGCTGCAGGATGAACTCGATCCCGCCGAAAGCGTGACGCCATGA
- a CDS encoding KH domain-containing protein, protein MIDIVRASFNFDTPAPTEDQLIAYARRIFDEMDAAVEEFLPFNDYSLYLAVQEGSVKGLGKVAVAASALYVGIAQYGSFIQGVEIIKRQGCAVAEAIVSEAAKNEIGNPLPKKHTRVDAGAVSRLERLFVKVRDREIAPEEATLKALQVLDPTGAELPPEAQQEIAVALESLETYPEQLSLDLGIEEEFAPSAVPIPRPKRPIPIEQHLLVVIERKKRRSEPRLRKKYL, encoded by the coding sequence ATGATAGATATCGTACGAGCGTCTTTCAATTTCGATACCCCAGCACCCACTGAAGATCAGTTGATCGCCTACGCAAGAAGAATCTTCGACGAAATGGACGCCGCGGTGGAGGAGTTTCTGCCGTTTAATGATTACAGCCTCTACCTAGCTGTTCAGGAAGGCTCCGTCAAGGGTCTTGGTAAAGTTGCTGTGGCCGCGTCTGCACTATATGTTGGGATCGCTCAATATGGCAGCTTTATCCAAGGTGTAGAAATAATAAAGCGTCAAGGGTGTGCTGTTGCTGAAGCCATTGTTAGTGAGGCTGCCAAGAATGAAATAGGCAACCCCCTGCCAAAGAAACATACACGAGTTGATGCCGGCGCGGTTTCACGCTTAGAGCGGCTGTTTGTTAAGGTTCGAGATCGTGAAATTGCACCTGAAGAGGCCACCCTTAAAGCTTTACAGGTTCTCGATCCGACGGGAGCTGAGCTGCCTCCTGAAGCTCAGCAAGAGATTGCGGTTGCTCTTGAGTCTTTAGAAACGTATCCCGAACAATTATCTCTCGACCTTGGAATTGAAGAAGAATTCGCGCCGTCGGCTGTTCCAATACCACGACCCAAAAGGCCAATCCCTATTGAGCAACATCTGCTGGTAGTCATAGAACGCAAAAAAAGACGCAGTGAACCTCGACTACGAAAGAAGTACCTGTAG
- a CDS encoding toll/interleukin-1 receptor domain-containing protein produces the protein MEEEFKRVKQAAKFQYDVFLSYSERDHLQAQTVHEKLEGAGATVFMAPKALSAGDDFAENIRKSLVGSQELWVIVSPSSLNSEWVTTEWGAAWVLEKRTIPILFRCDIPQLPERLRRFHCIDAGEVDDFIKRKFTTR, from the coding sequence ATGGAAGAAGAATTCAAGCGAGTCAAACAAGCTGCAAAATTCCAATATGATGTATTTTTGAGCTACAGCGAGCGGGATCATCTGCAGGCTCAAACAGTACATGAAAAACTCGAAGGAGCTGGTGCAACAGTTTTTATGGCTCCAAAAGCTTTAAGCGCCGGTGATGACTTCGCGGAAAACATCCGTAAATCGCTGGTGGGGTCGCAGGAATTATGGGTCATTGTATCACCAAGCAGCTTAAACAGTGAATGGGTGACTACAGAGTGGGGTGCTGCCTGGGTTTTAGAAAAGAGAACCATTCCGATATTGTTCCGTTGCGACATTCCACAGTTGCCAGAGCGACTTCGAAGGTTTCACTGTATTGATGCAGGAGAAGTCGATGACTTCATAAAGCGGAAGTTCACAACAAGATGA